A single region of the Leptolyngbya sp. 'hensonii' genome encodes:
- a CDS encoding tetratricopeptide repeat protein, giving the protein MIDETLEPSTSEHNVTPSSPRTLARDHFQQAQQLEQSGNWSGAIASYTQAIRLQPDYAEAYHNRGRSFADFGYYAEALNDYTEALRLNASDTSQAKLYNDRGHLYLNQLQLDQAVLSLDTPNSDRETLREEILEMAISDFSQALCLLSVTRDRAEASFYRGFAYYKLGEYSKALEDFQTVIQVHEEALASQGSPCLWAAQAQYLRGVVHYCLEAYPAAIESLTQAIQTHVSHPEDYLLTERVLEKAYVLRDVAANRAFYSLPEESRVAWNPEF; this is encoded by the coding sequence TAGAACCCAGTACATCAGAGCATAACGTTACACCGTCTAGCCCAAGGACTCTGGCGCGGGACCATTTTCAACAGGCCCAGCAATTGGAACAAAGCGGTAACTGGAGCGGTGCGATCGCCAGCTATACCCAAGCCATTCGATTGCAACCTGACTATGCTGAGGCTTACCACAATCGGGGCAGATCCTTCGCAGACTTTGGGTACTATGCTGAAGCGCTGAACGACTATACCGAAGCCCTTCGCCTGAATGCCTCTGATACTTCGCAGGCAAAGCTCTACAACGATCGGGGACACCTTTATCTGAATCAATTACAACTCGATCAGGCCGTTCTATCCCTGGATACGCCCAATTCTGATCGGGAAACGCTGCGGGAAGAAATCCTGGAAATGGCTATCAGTGATTTTAGTCAAGCCCTATGCCTGCTTTCAGTGACGAGGGACAGGGCTGAGGCTTCCTTTTATCGGGGCTTTGCTTACTACAAACTGGGTGAATATTCGAAAGCCCTGGAAGACTTCCAAACCGTGATTCAGGTACATGAAGAGGCCCTAGCCAGCCAGGGGTCTCCCTGCCTCTGGGCAGCCCAAGCCCAGTACTTGCGGGGGGTCGTTCACTACTGTTTAGAAGCCTATCCGGCAGCGATCGAGTCCCTCACCCAAGCGATTCAAACCCATGTCAGCCATCCTGAGGATTACCTGTTGACCGAGCGGGTTTTAGAAAAGGCCTATGTCCTGCGGGATGTCGCTGCTAACCGGGCATTCTATTCTCTGCCAGAGGAGAGCAGGGTAGCCTGGAATCCAGAGTTTTGA
- a CDS encoding late competence development ComFB family protein codes for MSIEKIVEQALQDGYLTPAMEAEVGRICDTASELSIEEYMALDRLMGALLTGEVVAVPRKQFINVMEELVLTEAISRVAAFESTSNRTLDLGDIAAYALNRLPPLYATTEEGANYQRSRAKEELQSLISQQVNEAIARNLDRPDFFPERQVISKTASEGDVLSQVSSLLQTYAPRFEAEGSR; via the coding sequence ATGAGCATTGAAAAAATTGTTGAGCAGGCTTTGCAAGACGGCTATTTGACTCCAGCAATGGAAGCGGAGGTCGGACGCATCTGTGACACGGCATCAGAACTGTCGATCGAAGAGTACATGGCCCTCGATCGACTGATGGGAGCATTGCTGACCGGTGAAGTCGTCGCGGTTCCTCGTAAACAATTCATCAATGTAATGGAAGAATTGGTGCTGACAGAGGCAATTAGCCGGGTCGCTGCGTTTGAATCAACCAGCAACAGAACATTAGATCTGGGTGATATCGCAGCCTATGCCCTCAATCGGCTGCCCCCCCTGTATGCAACAACTGAGGAGGGGGCGAATTATCAGCGCAGTCGGGCGAAGGAGGAACTCCAAAGTCTGATTTCGCAGCAGGTGAATGAAGCGATCGCTCGCAACCTCGATCGGCCAGACTTCTTCCCCGAAAGACAGGTCATCTCTAAGACAGCCAGCGAAGGAGATGTTTTGTCTCAGGTAAGCAGTTTGCTCCAGACCTATGCTCCCAGATTTGAAGCGGAAGGTTCCCGGTAA
- a CDS encoding MoxR family ATPase: MKEQVDHLLQNLSRTIVGKSEAIRLVLVALISGGHALLEDVPGVGKTLLAKSLARSIDGKFQRLQCTPDLLPSDVTGTNIWNPRSGQFEFMAGPVFANVLLTDEINRATPRTQSALLEVMEEHQVTIDGVSRQVPSPFFVIATQNPVEYQGTFPLPEAQMDRFALSLSLGYPTSQEELQMLQRLQDKVSVNELEPCISLEEVQELQSLCTQVKVDGSLQQYIIDLVRATREDENVTLGASPRGSVALYRATQAMAFLENRDYATPDDVKSVAPHVLAHRIIPSRGQRSHAIVTNLLNSISIPG, encoded by the coding sequence ATGAAAGAACAAGTTGACCACCTGCTACAAAACCTGAGCCGCACAATCGTGGGCAAATCCGAAGCGATTCGTCTGGTCCTGGTTGCCTTGATCTCCGGTGGCCATGCCCTGTTGGAAGATGTGCCTGGGGTCGGCAAAACCTTACTCGCGAAATCCCTGGCCCGCTCTATTGATGGCAAATTTCAGCGCCTCCAATGCACCCCAGATTTACTTCCCTCCGATGTCACAGGCACCAATATTTGGAATCCCCGATCGGGGCAGTTCGAGTTCATGGCCGGGCCAGTCTTTGCCAACGTATTGCTAACCGACGAAATTAACCGGGCTACACCCAGAACCCAATCAGCCCTGCTGGAGGTGATGGAGGAACATCAGGTTACGATCGACGGAGTTTCCCGTCAAGTGCCCAGTCCTTTCTTTGTCATAGCCACCCAGAATCCGGTCGAGTATCAGGGGACGTTCCCCCTACCCGAAGCCCAGATGGACCGCTTTGCCCTCTCCCTCAGCCTGGGCTATCCTACGTCCCAGGAAGAACTCCAAATGTTACAACGACTGCAGGACAAGGTGAGTGTAAATGAGCTGGAACCCTGCATCTCCCTGGAAGAGGTGCAGGAATTGCAGTCCCTATGTACCCAGGTCAAGGTCGATGGTTCCCTGCAGCAGTACATTATCGATCTGGTTCGGGCCACCCGGGAAGATGAGAACGTAACCCTGGGGGCAAGCCCTCGGGGTAGTGTCGCGCTTTATCGGGCAACTCAGGCCATGGCGTTTTTGGAAAACCGGGACTACGCTACGCCTGATGATGTGAAATCGGTTGCGCCCCATGTCCTGGCCCATCGCATCATTCCCTCACGGGGGCAACGTTCCCATGCGATCGTCACCAACTTGTTGAACTCTATTTCAATTCCAGGGTAG
- a CDS encoding cation:proton antiporter: MQEDFRLIVDLVMVLAAAAAGGLLASWLRQPVLLGYLVGGMVVGPAGLGLIKELIQVETLAQLGVAFLLFALGVEFSLAELKKVQAVALGGGTLQIALTILITTLVSLGVGWVTSPAQGVFLGAILSLSSTAVVLKSLMERNETETLHGQVMLGILVVQDLALGLMLAVLPALDQPVEQLGIAIAWALLRIGLFAAGAVAAGIWVVPSLLRILARTESRELFLLGVVALCLGIALFTEYLGLSIEMGAFVAGLMISEVEYADQTLSYVEPLRNIFASLFFAAIGMLIDPFFLWNNLELILGLVALVFVGKFLIITPLVRLFHYPLKTALIVGIGLTQIGEFSFVLASEGQAMGLVSRQVYLLILGTTAVTLVLTPFVLRLLPQLLIWAELVPWFKHHLEMANLPLAVSEDRPLQDHVVVCGYGRVGRNIVRLLQDHGHAVVVIELSERTIQQLRDADIPYVYGNAASLPVLEKAGVGKSRGMAIALPDSMSTRLCLKRSLELSPDLDVVVEAHQDKDIELLYQLGAREVVQPEFEASLEISTHLLTGMGLPLPQLQLEVQEIRNSHYLELRPQRSSQEVSRELKVAAQDMNNRWYALPLDSPLTGMTVEETGLRQLTGISLMSIRRAGGEEIGYPDAHTTLEQGDRLLVIGEPAEMAAFDELAKGEAAVPQRNTSCQWLMVPEHSPVLGKTLAQLALPKNYGVQVQSIRREGKFIRFPEESVDLQLDDRLLLCGSNEDLMRVHRWLVPVVPIPMLSVPLVKPVVTETVSEIISPDGF; this comes from the coding sequence GTGCAAGAAGATTTCAGGTTAATTGTCGATCTGGTCATGGTTCTGGCAGCAGCAGCGGCAGGAGGGCTACTGGCATCCTGGTTGCGGCAACCGGTCCTCCTGGGGTATCTGGTTGGGGGGATGGTGGTAGGGCCAGCCGGGTTAGGGTTGATTAAGGAACTGATTCAGGTTGAAACGCTGGCTCAGTTGGGTGTTGCCTTCCTCCTGTTTGCTCTGGGGGTGGAGTTTTCTCTGGCAGAGTTGAAGAAAGTTCAGGCTGTTGCCTTGGGGGGCGGGACCCTGCAAATTGCCCTGACGATTCTGATTACGACGCTGGTCTCCCTGGGGGTTGGATGGGTGACTTCTCCAGCGCAAGGTGTGTTTTTGGGGGCGATTCTCTCCCTTTCTTCAACTGCAGTTGTGCTCAAATCCCTGATGGAACGCAACGAGACAGAGACGTTGCATGGGCAGGTGATGCTGGGCATCCTGGTGGTTCAGGATTTGGCTCTGGGATTAATGCTGGCTGTTCTCCCAGCCCTGGATCAACCGGTTGAGCAACTGGGTATTGCGATCGCTTGGGCGTTGCTCCGGATTGGGCTGTTCGCCGCTGGTGCAGTTGCTGCTGGAATTTGGGTTGTACCGTCCTTATTAAGGATATTGGCTCGCACGGAAAGCCGAGAGTTGTTTTTACTGGGGGTGGTGGCTCTCTGTTTGGGGATTGCGCTGTTTACAGAGTATCTCGGCTTGTCGATCGAGATGGGCGCTTTCGTGGCAGGTCTGATGATTTCGGAAGTCGAATATGCGGATCAGACTCTATCCTATGTAGAACCCCTGCGCAACATTTTTGCCAGCCTCTTCTTTGCTGCGATCGGGATGTTAATTGACCCATTCTTCCTCTGGAATAATTTGGAACTCATTCTGGGCCTGGTTGCCCTGGTTTTTGTCGGCAAGTTTCTCATCATCACACCCCTGGTCCGCCTCTTTCACTATCCCTTGAAAACAGCCTTAATTGTCGGGATTGGCCTGACCCAGATTGGGGAATTTTCCTTTGTATTGGCCAGCGAGGGACAAGCGATGGGATTGGTTTCCCGCCAGGTGTACTTGCTGATTCTGGGTACCACAGCTGTCACCCTGGTCCTCACTCCTTTTGTGCTACGGCTGCTTCCTCAGCTCCTAATTTGGGCGGAGTTGGTTCCCTGGTTCAAACACCACCTGGAAATGGCAAATTTGCCTCTGGCTGTCTCAGAAGACAGGCCCTTGCAAGATCATGTGGTTGTTTGTGGTTATGGGCGAGTGGGCCGTAACATTGTGCGGCTCCTGCAGGATCATGGCCATGCTGTAGTAGTGATTGAGTTGTCAGAACGGACGATTCAACAGCTACGAGACGCCGATATTCCCTATGTTTATGGCAATGCCGCCAGTCTACCGGTGCTAGAAAAGGCCGGGGTGGGTAAGTCGCGGGGCATGGCGATTGCCCTGCCGGATTCCATGAGTACCCGACTTTGCCTAAAGCGATCGCTGGAACTGTCTCCTGATCTGGATGTTGTTGTCGAGGCTCATCAAGACAAGGATATTGAACTGCTGTATCAGTTAGGGGCCAGGGAAGTGGTTCAACCAGAATTTGAGGCCAGCCTGGAAATTTCCACCCACTTACTGACTGGTATGGGCTTACCCTTACCCCAGTTGCAGTTGGAAGTGCAGGAAATTCGCAATAGCCATTATCTGGAATTGAGGCCTCAGCGGTCTTCCCAAGAGGTCTCTCGCGAATTGAAGGTCGCAGCCCAGGACATGAACAATCGCTGGTACGCCCTGCCTCTGGATTCTCCCCTGACTGGCATGACCGTAGAAGAGACAGGCTTGCGGCAATTAACGGGTATCAGCCTGATGTCCATTCGGCGAGCGGGAGGGGAAGAGATTGGCTATCCGGACGCCCATACTACTCTGGAGCAGGGCGATCGCCTCTTAGTGATCGGTGAGCCAGCAGAGATGGCGGCTTTTGATGAACTGGCCAAGGGGGAAGCTGCGGTGCCCCAACGGAACACGTCCTGTCAGTGGCTGATGGTGCCGGAGCATAGTCCAGTCTTGGGTAAGACCCTGGCCCAGCTAGCCCTGCCCAAGAATTATGGGGTGCAGGTGCAGTCGATTCGACGGGAAGGCAAGTTTATCCGGTTTCCAGAAGAATCTGTAGATCTGCAACTGGACGATCGGCTGTTGCTGTGTGGCAGTAATGAAGACTTGATGCGAGTGCATCGCTGGCTTGTCCCAGTTGTCCCAATTCCTATGCTGTCTGTGCCGCTTGTAAAGCCCGTGGTGACTGAAACTGTGTCCGAAATTATTTCACCCGATGGGTTTTGA
- a CDS encoding M23 family metallopeptidase: MTPLLKRLKLGFPVLLFLGIACLILLAQPLRALQVKTMPSAPRLGDTISVVFQVEDPTITKPTVTLGKKTYPAFPMGANRFRSLLPTTPLDQAGALNLQVITGAETQKLTVNLKNRSFPTQRIWLPPGKDKLGTDYEFDRVAAFKALVTPEKYWTGPFKRPNQGEITAVYGIRRYYNGVFAKDYFHRGVDYAGGTGSPIVAPASGRVALIGRESQGFEIHGNTIGIDHGQGVVSIFLHLSQINVKEGDFVQAGQRIGAVGATGAVTGPHLHWGLYVNGLCVDPVPWREKGFE; this comes from the coding sequence ATGACTCCACTTCTAAAACGCCTGAAACTTGGTTTTCCAGTCCTCTTATTCCTGGGTATTGCCTGCCTGATTTTACTGGCCCAGCCCTTACGGGCGTTACAGGTGAAGACGATGCCCTCTGCCCCCCGGCTGGGTGACACCATCTCTGTGGTTTTCCAGGTCGAAGACCCTACCATCACCAAACCCACTGTGACCCTGGGGAAAAAGACCTATCCTGCTTTTCCGATGGGAGCCAATCGCTTTCGATCGCTGCTCCCCACCACTCCGCTGGATCAGGCTGGGGCACTCAATCTCCAAGTGATAACTGGAGCTGAAACGCAGAAGCTTACTGTCAACCTCAAAAACCGCTCATTTCCTACTCAGCGGATCTGGTTGCCCCCTGGCAAAGATAAGTTGGGGACCGACTATGAGTTCGATCGAGTCGCTGCGTTTAAAGCCCTAGTGACACCTGAGAAATATTGGACTGGTCCTTTCAAGCGCCCCAATCAGGGTGAAATTACGGCGGTCTATGGCATTCGTCGTTACTACAATGGAGTTTTCGCTAAAGATTACTTCCATCGTGGAGTAGACTATGCTGGTGGCACTGGTTCACCCATTGTTGCTCCGGCTTCTGGGCGGGTTGCCCTGATCGGTCGAGAATCTCAAGGATTTGAGATCCATGGCAATACGATAGGAATTGATCATGGTCAGGGGGTAGTCAGTATTTTCCTGCATCTCAGTCAAATTAATGTAAAGGAAGGGGATTTCGTGCAGGCGGGTCAGAGAATTGGTGCTGTAGGTGCTACCGGAGCCGTAACAGGGCCGCACCTGCACTGGGGGCTTTATGTCAATGGCCTCTGTGTAGACCCGGTACCTTGGCGAGAAAAGGGGTTTGAGTAG
- a CDS encoding bifunctional riboflavin kinase/FAD synthetase — MKLSTSVTEEQDFCQNKGVWVISSLDTVLTPTAIALGNFDGVHRGHQQVIQPVLQGSGSGLERIQKTVVTFHPHPQEFFTGHSRQLLTPLDEKVLQLQQMGIDQLVLLPFDRELANLTPEQFVEQILIQQLQARQISVGVDFRFGHQRSGTAQDLQAIAARFGVEVTIVSLQTCQGERISSSNIRAALHQGDLRQANRLLGRSYSLTGTVVPGQKLGRTLGFPTANLKLPPEKFLPRKGVYCVKVWIASQDPPANSTPETTPLIRDPAELLPWLPGVMNLGCRPTVDGTQLVTEVHLLDWSRDLYGQTLIVYLEEFLRPEQKFGSLTELKEQIQADCETARTILMASNSGDGFVRSSP, encoded by the coding sequence ATGAAACTATCAACATCGGTTACAGAGGAGCAAGATTTCTGTCAGAATAAGGGCGTGTGGGTGATTTCTTCCCTAGATACTGTTCTAACGCCAACTGCCATTGCCCTGGGTAATTTTGATGGCGTACATCGGGGGCATCAGCAGGTGATTCAGCCTGTTTTACAGGGTAGCGGTTCTGGATTAGAACGAATCCAGAAAACCGTTGTTACCTTTCATCCCCATCCCCAAGAATTTTTTACCGGTCACTCCCGACAACTCCTGACCCCCCTTGATGAAAAAGTGCTGCAGTTACAACAAATGGGGATTGACCAACTCGTTTTGCTTCCCTTCGATCGAGAACTGGCAAACCTGACCCCAGAACAATTTGTAGAGCAGATTCTGATCCAACAGTTGCAGGCCAGACAAATCAGCGTCGGAGTTGATTTTCGCTTCGGTCACCAGCGTTCTGGCACCGCTCAGGATCTGCAGGCGATCGCAGCCCGATTTGGGGTTGAAGTGACGATCGTTTCTCTCCAAACCTGCCAGGGCGAACGGATCAGCAGTTCTAATATTCGAGCAGCCCTGCATCAGGGGGATTTGCGACAGGCCAATCGCTTGCTAGGACGGTCTTATAGCCTAACAGGAACGGTAGTGCCTGGGCAAAAACTGGGACGAACATTGGGGTTTCCTACCGCAAATCTGAAATTACCGCCAGAAAAATTTCTCCCTCGGAAGGGTGTGTATTGTGTGAAAGTCTGGATCGCTTCCCAAGATCCACCTGCCAACAGTACACCTGAAACAACTCCATTGATTCGGGATCCTGCAGAACTGCTCCCATGGCTACCTGGCGTCATGAACCTGGGATGCCGCCCAACTGTGGATGGCACCCAACTGGTGACAGAAGTTCACTTGCTGGATTGGAGCAGGGATCTCTATGGGCAGACGCTGATTGTCTACCTGGAAGAGTTCCTTCGGCCTGAACAGAAATTTGGCTCACTGACAGAGTTGAAGGAACAAATTCAGGCGGATTGCGAGACCGCCCGAACCATTCTGATGGCTTCCAATTCTGGAGACGGTTTTGTTCGATCGAGTCCCTGA
- a CDS encoding L,D-transpeptidase family protein, translating into MWLCLGSAALIILSRHSVSSLEVSQPPRATPVSPRFHRIVPKESGPSREKPIVQPLPAQLPILSHVVVDLSDRRVYLYRAEKLQSSYPVAVGQAGWETPPGNFKITQMKRDPVWTHPITGVIVSPGPENPLGSRWIGFLTEGKHAIGFHGTNQDRSVGKAVSHGCLRMRNRDIMALYDRVAVGTPVTVKP; encoded by the coding sequence ATGTGGCTATGTCTGGGATCCGCTGCACTGATCATACTCAGTCGGCACTCCGTTTCGTCACTCGAGGTCTCTCAGCCCCCAAGAGCGACTCCCGTTTCACCCCGTTTCCATCGCATCGTTCCTAAGGAATCTGGGCCATCAAGGGAGAAGCCGATAGTCCAGCCACTTCCAGCCCAACTGCCGATTCTTTCCCATGTGGTTGTAGATTTGAGTGATCGTCGGGTCTACCTCTACCGGGCTGAAAAGTTACAGAGTAGTTATCCTGTTGCAGTTGGGCAGGCAGGTTGGGAAACCCCGCCAGGAAACTTCAAAATCACTCAGATGAAACGGGATCCAGTCTGGACCCATCCAATTACAGGTGTAATTGTTTCCCCAGGACCAGAGAATCCCTTAGGTAGCCGCTGGATTGGCTTTTTGACCGAAGGAAAGCATGCCATTGGGTTTCATGGCACAAATCAGGACCGTTCCGTGGGAAAAGCGGTCTCCCATGGCTGCTTACGGATGCGCAACCGGGACATCATGGCCCTGTATGACCGGGTGGCTGTTGGTACCCCTGTGACCGTGAAACCCTAG